Proteins encoded within one genomic window of Oncorhynchus nerka isolate Pitt River linkage group LG9b, Oner_Uvic_2.0, whole genome shotgun sequence:
- the LOC115114340 gene encoding C-type lectin domain family 10 member A-like — protein sequence MEMSEDKNANTDQLCNKGASKNENEYAIASQDSREETKKDATSKDRPVANPSSYDNSGRRPSKAAAVCLGMLCILLLAGIVALGFYHKNIISGFEDCKVSNINLSTKKDQLEISFNTITNERDQLQTSYNTMKKETDQLQTIYNTMKKERDQLQTTFNTMTKEIDQLQTSFNTMTKEIDQLQTSFNNLAKESDHLKSERDRLQERFSDLKQAGPKGWTLFQSTWYYISSEVKSWDESRQDCIERGADLVIINSKVEQIFLINLNKRIWIGLTDKDIEGTWKWVDGTKLTTSYWTGKQPDNGDGNPIFGEEDCAEIVMGWIWNDISCANHYNWVCEKVV from the coding sequence ATGGAGATGTCAGAGGATAAGAATGCCAATACGGACCAGTTATGTAACAAAGGGGCGAGCAAAAATGAGAATGAATATGCCATCGCCTCTCAGGACTCAAGAGAAGAGACCAAGAAGGATGCCACCTCTAAGGACAGACCAGTTGCTAACCCCTCAAGTTATGATAACTCAGGTAGGAGACCCTCCAAAGCTGCTGCAGTTTGTCTGGGGATGCTGTGTATCCTCCTACTGGCTGGGATTGTAGCTCTGGGTTTCTACCACAAGAATATCATCAGTGGGTTTGAGGATTGTAAAGTCAGCAACATCAACCTGTCTACGAAAAAAGACCAGTTAGAGATCAGCTTCAACACCATAACTaatgagagagaccagctacagaccagttacaacaccatGAAAAAGGagacagaccagctacagaccatcTACAACACCATGAAAAAGGAGAGGGACCAGCTACAGACCACCTTCAACACCATGACCAAGGAGatagaccagctacagaccagcttCAACACCATGACCAAGGAGatagaccagctacagaccagcttCAATAACCTGGCTAAGGAAAGTGACCATTTGAAGTCGGAGAGAGACAGGCTTCAGGAGCGCTTTTCTGACCTAAAACAAGCTGGGCCTAAAGGCTGGACGCTGTTTCAGTCCACTTGGTATTACATCTCCTCTGAGGTAAAATCCTGGGATGAGAGCAGACAGGACTGCATTGAAAGAGGAGCAGACCTGGTGATCATAAATAGCAAAGTGGAGCAGATATTTCTCATTAATCTGAACAAGAGGATCTGGATTGGCCTGACTGACAAAGACATAGAGGGGACCTGGAAATGGGTGGACGGTACCAAACTGACCACATCCTATTGGACGGGAAAGCAACCTGATAATGGTGATGGGAATCCAATATTTGGGGAGGAGGATTGTGCTGAGATTGTTATGGGGTGGATATGGAATGATATTTCATGTGCAAATCATTACAATTGGGTCTGTGAGAAGGTTGTTTAA